One genomic segment of Rhizobium gallicum bv. gallicum R602sp includes these proteins:
- a CDS encoding MerR family transcriptional regulator yields the protein MDKSPDAFRTISEVADDLDLPQHVLRFWETRFPQIKPMKRGGGRRYYRPEDVDLLKGIRHLLYDHGYTIKGVQKLLKTNGNKFVVAVAQGDLASVEALAAGGRDSAPGEPRVGIAEEDQLVGRAKPPITRRFFNFVAGDDDQSEVSIGKSSVSKEDRALLQEALYDLLECKRLLDQVR from the coding sequence TTGGACAAGAGCCCCGATGCCTTCCGAACAATCAGCGAAGTCGCTGACGACCTCGATCTGCCGCAACACGTTCTGCGTTTTTGGGAAACGCGCTTTCCGCAGATAAAGCCAATGAAGAGGGGCGGCGGGCGCCGCTATTACCGGCCGGAAGACGTGGATCTGCTGAAGGGCATCCGCCATCTCCTTTACGACCATGGCTATACGATCAAGGGCGTTCAGAAGCTCCTGAAGACCAACGGCAACAAGTTCGTCGTCGCTGTCGCGCAAGGCGATCTCGCCAGCGTCGAGGCGCTTGCCGCGGGTGGCAGGGACAGCGCTCCGGGTGAACCGCGCGTCGGCATTGCGGAGGAGGATCAGCTGGTCGGCCGCGCAAAGCCGCCGATTACCCGCCGCTTCTTCAATTTCGTCGCCGGCGACGACGATCAGTCTGAAGTCTCGATCGGCAAGTCGAGCGTCAGCAAGGAGGACAGGGCGCTTCTGCAGGAGGCGCTCTACGATCTTCTGGAATGCAAGCGCCTTCTCGATCAAGTGCGCTAA
- a CDS encoding integration host factor subunit alpha: MTGKTVTRADLAESVFRKVGLSRTESAELVETVLDEICNAIVRGETVKLSSFATFQVRDKNERIGRNPKTGEEVPISPRRVMTFKASNVLKTRILKAHTLRKVKQKPANPAM; the protein is encoded by the coding sequence ATGACCGGAAAGACAGTGACGCGAGCAGACCTGGCGGAATCGGTTTTCCGGAAGGTCGGTCTCTCCAGGACCGAATCCGCCGAACTCGTCGAGACCGTGCTCGACGAAATCTGCAACGCCATCGTCCGCGGCGAAACCGTCAAGCTTTCCTCCTTCGCCACCTTCCAGGTCCGCGATAAGAATGAGCGCATCGGCCGCAACCCCAAGACGGGCGAAGAAGTGCCGATCTCGCCCCGCCGGGTGATGACCTTCAAGGCTTCGAACGTCCTGAAGACCCGTATTCTCAAGGCGCACACCCTGCGCAAGGTCAAGCAGAAGCCCGCAAATCCGGCCATGTAA
- a CDS encoding DUF1236 domain-containing protein — MRKTMLATAAVTLTVCSTAFAQSTVIVDPAPTGSIVLPGEVRTYVMEQQVPSVVYEGDVVVGTTLPETVEIHEVPDMDGYAYTVVNNRRVIVEPQTHRVIQILE, encoded by the coding sequence ATGCGCAAGACCATGCTGGCTACGGCCGCCGTAACGCTGACGGTCTGCTCTACCGCCTTCGCGCAGAGTACGGTAATCGTCGACCCTGCACCCACCGGCTCCATCGTCTTGCCGGGGGAAGTTCGCACCTATGTGATGGAGCAGCAGGTACCTTCCGTCGTCTATGAGGGCGATGTCGTCGTCGGAACGACGCTTCCGGAGACGGTTGAAATCCACGAGGTCCCGGATATGGACGGTTATGCTTATACCGTCGTCAACAATCGCAGAGTGATCGTCGAACCTCAGACGCACCGCGTCATTCAAATCCTTGAGTGA
- a CDS encoding beta-ketoacyl-ACP synthase III: MIRSVVRGFGAALPKRVMTNRELEDVVDTSDEWIVQRTGIRQRHIASDDETTSSLGERAARAALDKAGLTPADIDLIICATSTPDNTFPATAVNIQNRLGMHHGFAFDVQAVCTGFVYAVTTADAYIRGGLARRALVIGAETFSRILDWNDRTTCVLFGDGAGAIVIEAAEGEGTTADRGILTAHLRSDGSHKEKLFVDGGPSTTGTVGKLRMEGREVFKYAVGMITDVIQAAFDSTGTTAEDLDWLVPHQANRRIIDGSAKKLHIAPEKVVITVDLHGNTSAASIPLALATAAGDGRIKKGDLVMLEAMGGGFTWGALLLRW, from the coding sequence ATGATCCGTTCAGTGGTTCGCGGGTTCGGAGCCGCACTTCCGAAACGCGTAATGACCAATCGCGAGTTGGAAGATGTCGTCGATACGTCTGACGAGTGGATTGTCCAACGCACCGGCATCCGCCAGCGACATATCGCAAGCGATGACGAGACCACGTCTTCGCTCGGCGAGCGGGCTGCGCGTGCGGCGCTCGACAAGGCAGGGCTGACGCCTGCCGACATCGATCTCATCATCTGCGCCACCTCGACGCCGGACAACACTTTCCCGGCGACGGCGGTCAATATCCAGAACCGTCTCGGCATGCACCACGGCTTCGCCTTCGACGTTCAGGCGGTCTGCACCGGCTTCGTCTATGCCGTGACGACGGCCGACGCCTATATCCGTGGCGGCCTCGCCAGGCGTGCCCTCGTGATCGGTGCGGAAACCTTCTCGCGCATCCTCGATTGGAACGACCGCACCACCTGCGTGCTTTTCGGCGACGGCGCCGGCGCGATCGTGATCGAGGCTGCCGAAGGTGAGGGTACGACAGCCGATCGCGGCATCCTGACGGCGCATCTTCGCTCCGATGGCTCGCACAAGGAGAAACTCTTCGTCGATGGCGGCCCGTCCACCACCGGCACCGTCGGCAAGCTGCGCATGGAAGGCCGCGAGGTCTTCAAATATGCCGTTGGCATGATCACCGACGTAATCCAGGCCGCCTTCGATTCGACGGGTACGACCGCCGAAGATCTCGACTGGCTTGTGCCGCACCAGGCGAACCGCCGCATCATCGACGGCTCCGCCAAGAAGCTGCATATCGCCCCCGAGAAGGTCGTCATCACTGTCGACCTGCACGGCAACACCTCAGCCGCCTCGATCCCGCTCGCACTTGCCACTGCAGCAGGCGATGGACGCATCAAGAAAGGCGATCTGGTGATGCTGGAGGCGATGGGCGGCGGCTTCACCTGGGGTGCTTTGCTGCTGCGCTGGTGA